Proteins co-encoded in one Fusarium fujikuroi IMI 58289 draft genome, chromosome FFUJ_chr06 genomic window:
- a CDS encoding related to glutamate carboxypeptidase II codes for MARNLATCLVAAACVYACLPDKDELSALRARRSARTSQSRHLKRDVVEFPPVLTEVETLLVNSFDNNSISDWSLYYTSGYRLAGHNRSQAEWTQKKWIDAGWESWIDEYWITYTEPIESTLSLKRPDGSVHEVQRLEDKLDVDEQTRNPNEQVAYHALSGSGRVNAEYVYVGRGSREDYQKLKDLGVELKGKIALAQYGGANRGVKIKNAEAHGMIGTILYTDPLEDGEITEANGYLPYPDGPARHPSSIQRGSTRWGSLSFGDPSTIGYASHKDSPRADITPYGPSIPSIPISPRDGLQLLHALDNHGLSAETVNTTNYKGAFSNVTYHSGPAPGATLNLVNIMDTRLEPAWDVIASINGTNEDEYVIIGNHRDGWTAGGAADAVSGGALLIEMAKAFGKLVENGWKPRRTIILASWDAEEFGLMGSTEWVEDHLPELIEKTVAYINLDTAVSGPRAEIVGSGEIQTIAIETMKKIIFPEGYGAGPTLYDAWYNATEGVLPAMGSGSDYAAFYHNGITSLDIAGGPGPKDAVYAYHTLYDTHRWMSEYADPGFHLHVAMGQFVTLLTYHIADDPLIPFDLAHAGTALRDIFEDLEEKLTDRFPSYELDLTPLSSAVSSFEEAGKRISTLAKQALALNDTVLLSAVNAAYKAFSRGFASEGLLPDRFSFYNVVSAPGLDSGYGADVFPAVQDSLDQGNLTQAEEWVERSAKAVLRAAEILKLGE; via the exons ATGGCAAGGAATTTGGCTACTTGTCTTGTTGCTGCGGCGTGTGTATACGCTTGTCTACCCGACAAAGATGAACTCTCCGCTCTTCGAGCCCGTCGCTCAGCACGTACATCTCAAAGTCGTCACCTCAAGCGCGACGTCGTTGAATTTCCTCCCGTACTCACCGAAGTCGAAACTCTCCTCGTCAACTCCTTCGACAACAATTCTATCTCAGACTGGTCACTCTACTACACCTCTGGTTATCGTCTAGCAGGCCATAACAGGTCTCAAGCAGAGTGGACGCAGAAGAAGTGGATTGACGCAGGCTGGGAATCATGGATTGATGAGTATTGGATTACGTATACGGAACCAATTGAGAGTACGCTTAGTCTGAAGAGGCCTGATGGGAGTGTGCATGAGGTACAGCGGTTGGAGGATAAgttggatgttgatgagcagaCGAGGAATCCTAATGAGCAGGTTGCGTACCATGCGCTTTCTGGCAGTGGGAGGGTCAATGCTGAATATGTTTACGTGGG TCGTGGTTCGAGGGAGGATTACCAGAAACTTAAggatcttggtgttgagctgaaGGGAAAGATTGCTCTGGCTCAGTATGGCGGTGCAAACCGTGgagtcaagatcaagaacgcCGAG GCTCACGGCATGATTGGGACTATTCTCTACACAGACCCTCTCGAGGACGGTGAGATTACAGAAGCCAACGGCTATCTTCCCTACCCAG ACGGCCCTGCTCGTCACCCCTCCTCCATCCAAAGAGGCAGCACCCGCTGGGGCTCCCTCTCCTTCGGTGACCCCTCGACAATCGGCTACGCCTCCCACAAAGACTCTCCCCGCGCTGACATAACCCCCTATGGGCCCTCCATCCCATCGATCCCCATCTCTCCCCGCGACGgtcttcaactccttcaCGCTCTCGACAACCACGGCCTCTCCGCTGAAACAGTGAACACAACTAACTACAAGGGTGCCTTTTCAAACGTTACGTATCATAGTGGCCCTGCACCAGGAGCTACGCTTAATCTTGTGAATATCATGGATACGAGACTTGAACCGGCATGGGATGTTATTGCTTCGATTAATGGCACGAATGAAGATGAGTATGTTATCATTGGTAATCATAGAGACGGCTGGACGGCTGGTGGTGCGGCGGATGCTGTGTCGGGAGGTGCGTTGCTTATTGAGATGGCCAAGGCTTTTGGAAAGCTCGTCGAGAACGGATGGAAGCCTCGTCGAACGAT TATTCTAGCTTCGTGGGATGCTGAAGAGTTTGGTCTCATGGGAAGCACAGAATGGGTTGAGGACCATCTTCCGGAACTTATTGAAAAGACAGTTGCGTatatcaacctcgacacGGCTGTTTCTGGTCCGAGAGCAGAGATTGTTGGGTCAGGTGAGATCCAGACCATTGCTAtcgagacgatgaagaagatcatcTTTCCTGAAGGTTATGGCGCTGGGCCCACGTTGTATGATGCGTGGTACAATGCTACTGAAGGTGTTTTGCCTGCTATGGGAAGTGGTAGTGACTATGCTGCCTTCTATCACAACGGTATCACTTCC CTTGATATTGCTGGAGGCCCTGGTCCTAAAGATGCCGTTTACGCATACCATAC CCTCTACGATACGCATCGCTGGATGAGTGAATACGCAGATCCAGGCTTCCATCTCCACGTAGCAATGGGTCAATTCGTGACTCTCCTAACATACCACATCGCCGACGATCCCCTCATCCCCTTTGATCTCGCCCACGCCGGAACTGCCCTGCGCGACATAtttgaagatctcgaagaAAAGCTCACCGACCGCTTCCCCTCCTATGAGCTTGATCTCACGCCCCTCTCCTCGGCAGTATCTTCCTTCGAAGAAGCAGGAAAGCGCATTTCTACGCTAGCCAAGCAAGCGCTCGCTCTTAATGATACTGTACTGCTGAGTGCTGTTAATGCGGCGTACAAGGCGTTTAGTCGAGGCTTCGCGAGCGAGGGATTGCTGCCAGATAGGT